One Pecten maximus chromosome 7, xPecMax1.1, whole genome shotgun sequence genomic window carries:
- the LOC117331399 gene encoding sex peptide receptor-like, with protein MGNMDILVDHFNTNTSWYTPHSSVEPTNHTPMGSAPGTETVNEFMLHYSQYHGFISAVICVFGVVSNILNIIVLTQRHMITPTNYILIALAISDVLTMSFYLVYAIYFYCYAIPFTIYGHSEGWIYFVCINILVVITCHNMAMWLTVSLAVFRYIFVCHHVVANQLCSLQRAKITIAVVMFTTIITCTPNYFLYQVVEMKIGNNQTGYWVIQSEFASNNIYFQPITFWIYGVIIKIAPCVLLTILSACIIYKMNEASKRRQRLLQQSGRHNEEALAEHNRTTMMLVAVVLFFVITEFPQGILAAISGLNDTFFQNVYSNLGDIMDLLVLINSAINFILYCIMSQQFRDTFKNLFVCKLQKVRNHNSNTSRQNGSSSYYNVKTESTQV; from the coding sequence ATGGGAAACATGGATATCCTCGTGGACCACTTCAATACCAACACCAGTTGGTACACGCCCCACAGCAGTGTGGAGCCGACCAACCACACACCCATGGGCAGTGCCCCAGGGACAGAAACAGTCAACGAGTTTATGCTGCATTACAGTCAGTACCATGGATTCATCAGTGCGGTGATCTGTGTGTTCGGAGTTGTATCCAATATTTTAAACATCATAGTGCTGACACAGCGTCACATGATCACACCCACAAACTACATTCTGATTGCGCTGGCCATCTCCGATGTACTCACAATGTCTTTCTACCTGGTTTATGCAATCTACTTCTACTGCTACGCCATCCCTTTTACCATCTACGGTCACTCGGAGGGCTGGATATACTTCGTGTGTATTAACATCCTTGTGGTGATAACATGTCACAACATGGCTATGTGGCTCACTGTGTCGCTTGCTGTATTCCGATACATCTTTGTATGTCATCATGTTGTAGCCAATCAGCTTTGTAGTCTTCAGCGTGCGAAAATTACTATTGCCGTGGTAATGTTTACAACTATTATTACTTGTACCCCAAACTACTTCCTGTACCAAGTAGTGGAGATGAAAATCGGCAACAATCAGACAGGCTACTGGGTGATCCAGAGCGAGTTTGcatcaaacaatatttacttTCAGCCAATCACTTTCTGGATATACGGAGTAATAATAAAAATAGCACCTTGTGTTTTACTAACTATACTAAGtgcatgtataatatacaaaatgaatgAGGCAAGCAAGCGTCGCCAACGGTTACTGCAGCAGTCCGGTCGCCATAACGAGGAGGCACTTGCTGAACATAACCGCACCACCATGATGTTGGTGgctgttgttttattttttgtcattACAGAATTCCCACAAGGCATCCTGGCAGCCATTAGTGGCCTCAACGACACATTTTTTCAGAATGTCTACTCGAACCTAGGAGACATCATGGATCTCCTCGTTCTCATCAACAGTGCCATCAACTTCATCCTCTACTGCATCATGAGCCAACAGTTTCGCGACACTTTCAAAAACTTGTTTGTCTGCAAACTACAGAAAGTACGCAACCACAACTCCAACACATCCCGACAGAATGGTTCCTCGTCGTATTACAATGTGAAAACCGAGTCCACTCAGGTGTAA